In Paramisgurnus dabryanus chromosome 14, PD_genome_1.1, whole genome shotgun sequence, one genomic interval encodes:
- the LOC135718704 gene encoding inter-alpha-trypsin inhibitor heavy chain H3-like isoform X19, with protein sequence MTRPALRLILLGFFLISASSAPVKKTQDVNIYSFYINSTVTSRYATTIITSRVANRLNESQEIFFEVKIPKNAFISKFRMTIDGKSYDGVVKEKADAQQQYSQAVSQGQSAGLIKSVGRTLEEFKTSVNVAALSKVTFELTYEELLKRRLGKYKLLIYAQPMQTVADFKIDVHIHEKPGISFLEVTGGLSTNDLANAIKTTRADSDAWVTFYPTREQQTKCKDCDKNGLKGDLLISYDVERQNPYGEMRVSNGYLVHNFAPSDLPRIPKNVVFIIDRSGSMSGKKIVQTRLALLKILSDLSEDNHFGLITFDHQVDLWKRELIKATKTNLDDAKSFVQEITARGATDINAAVLEGVNMFKRQPQAGSASILILLTDGDPTSGETNTERIMSNVRKAIESKFPLYCLGFGYDVNFDFLTKMSLENNGVARRIYEDSDADLQLQGFYDEVAVPLLTDIQLNYIGVSNLTQNNFALYFNGSEIVVSGQITDNNVESISTEVIAISKGSKVTYQNTVTTKDVIDVPSEHEDFVERLWAYLTVKQLLDKHVLLEGPEKEAVKNEALKLSLKYQFVTSLTSMVVTKPQEGDVEVADKPTEGKESHRPPVSSYPPLPPGIGYGFTAGSGLPSLQLHHGLPGPPAYPGLPGPPGPPAHPAYDYFLGSDDDSEDGFSGIAYAWTPARIPHRPTFVAPTHSAVPAVGNNRFLLPADGQPKPLCFDVPLPHKLKLLQDSALGFSMNGESMASKTGFQQIIIHYKTNHHLTINTKSINYNDGQNNVQYLWGQEPSQHDQEGIILILRDNEMDVTIGNIRVVIVLHKKDGDVFLWPAVWQQPKDVTLAGILGKDKISYEEIQGSTLKIMDNDVKASWDEMTDYRFPSAPVVRCWLVPFQAVMNGEISDFTVTHL encoded by the exons ATGACTCGTCCAGCACTCAGATTGATTCTGTTGGGCTTCTTTCTCATCTCTGCCTCTTCAGCTCCTGTTAAAAAG ACACAAGATGTGAATATTTACAGTTTCTACATTAACTCTACTGTGACCAGTCGCTACGCCACCACAATCATCACAAGCCGTGTGGCAAACAGACTTAATGAATCTCAGGAGATCTTCTTTGAAGTGAAAATACCCAAGAATGCGTTCATCAGCAAATTCAGAAT GACCATAGATGGAAAGAGCTATGATGGAGTTGTGAAGGAGAAAGCAGACGCTCAGCAGCAGTACAGTCAAGCAGTTTCACAAGGACAAAGTGCTGGACTCATCAA GTCTGTTGGAAGGACTTTAGAAGAATTTAAAACATCAGTGAATGTGGCCGCTCTCAGTAAAGTCACCTTTGAGTTGACTTATGAGGAACTGCTAAAGCGTCGCCTTGGCAAATATAAGCTGCTCATCTATGCCCAACCAATGCAGACGGTGGCAGATTTCAAg ATTGATGTACACATCCATGAGAAACCAGGAATTTCCTTCTTGGAGGTGACAGGAGGTCTGAGCACCAATGATCTGGCCAATGCCATCAAAACTACCAGAGCAGACAGTGAT GCATGGGTGACCTTTTACCCCACTCGAGAGCAGCAGACCAAATGCAAAGACTGTGATAAAAATGGGCTGAAAGGAGACCTGCTCATTTCATATGATGTTGAGAGACAAAATCCTTATGGTGAAATGAGA GTATCAAATGGGTATTTAGTCCACAACTTTGCACCCTCAGATCTTCCACGTATTCCCAAAAACGTGGTTTTTATCATTGACCGAAGTGGCTCCATGAGCGGCAAAAAAATTGTGCAG ACACGTTTGGCACTGCTAAAGATTTTGAGTGATCTTTCTGAGGACAATCACTTTGGATTGATCACGTTTGACCATCAAGTTGATTTGTGGAAGCGTGAACTCATTAAAGCTACCAAGACAAACCTGGATGACGCGAAATCATTTGTGCAGGAGATTACAGCTAGAGGAG CCACGGACATAAATGCTGCGGTGTTAGAAGGAGTAAATATGTTCAAACGGCAGCCACAAGCAGGATCTGCTTCAATCCTTATTCTACTGACCGATGGAGATCCAACATCAG GTGAAACCAACACAGAAAGGATTATGTCTAATGTGAGAAAGGCCATTGAGTCAAAGTTTCCCCTTTATTGTCTTGGTTTCGGATATGATGTGAATTTTGATTTCCTAACAAAAATGTCACTGGAAAATAATGGAGTTGCTCGCAGAATATATGAGGATTCTGATGCCGATCTACAGCTGCAG GGCTTTTATGATGAAGTTGCCGTCCCACTCCTAACTGATATTCAACTTAACTACATAGGAGTCTCAAATCTTACCCAGAACAATTTTGCCCTGTACTTCAACGGCTCTGAAATTGTGGTATCCGGACAAATTACAGACAACAATGTAGAGAGCATCAGCACTGAAGTCATCGCAATATCA AAAGGCAGTAAGGTGACGTACCAAAACACTGTAACAACAAAAGATGTAATTGATGTCCCATCTGAACATGAAGATTTTGTGGAAAGACTGTGGGCCTACCTTACAGTGAAACAACTTCTGGACAAACA TGTTCTTCTTGAAGGTCCAGAAAAAGAGGCTGTAAAGAACGAAGCTCTCAAACTTTCACTCAAATATCAGTTTGTTACATCTCTCACATCTATGGTTGTTACCAAGCCACAGGAAGGTGACGTGGAGGTTGCAGACAAACCCACAGAGGGAAAGGAATCACACAGACCTCCAGTTTCTAGTT atcCGCCATTACCTCCTGGAATAGGCTATG GTTTTACAGCCGGTTCAG GTCTTCCAAGTCTTCAACTGCATCACG GTCTTCCAGGTCCTCCAGCGTATCCCG GTCTTCCAGGTCCTCCAG GTCCTCCAGCTCATCCAGCCTATGACT ATTTTTTGGGTAGTGATGATGATTCTGAAGATGGGTTCAGCGGGATTG CTTATGCTTGGACTCCAGCCAGGATTCCACATAGACCTACATTTGTGGCACCTACTCATTCAG CAGTTCCTGCAGTTGGTAATAATCGGTTCCTGCTGCCTGCTGATGGTCAGCCGAAACCACTTTGTTTTGATGTCCCTCTTCCTCACAAACTAAAACTGCTACAGGATTCTGCTTTAG GGTTCTCTATGAATGGAGAGTCTATGGCATCTAAAACTGGATTCCAACAAATCATCATTCATTACAAAACAAACCATCACCTGACAATAAATACAAAGTCTATTAATTATAATGATGGCCAGAATAATGTTCAGTATCTGTGGGGCCAGGAACCTTCCCAACATGATCAAGAGGG TATCATATTGATTCTGCGAGACAATGAAATGGATGTTACGATTGGAAATATCCGTGTTGTTATTGTACTTCATAAAAAAGATGGGGACGTGTTTCTGTGGCCTGCGGTTTGGCAACAACCAAAAGATGTCACTTTGGCAGGTATTTTAG GAAAAGACAAAATTTCGTATGAGGAGATTCAAGGGTCAACTCTAAAGATAATGGACAATGATGTGAAAGCGTCATG GGATGAAATGACAGACTACAGATTTCCTTCAGCTCCAGTCGTCAGATGTTGGCTTGTGCCGTTCCAGGCTGTGATGAACGGAGAGATTTCTGATTTTACTGTTACTCACCTGTAG
- the LOC135718704 gene encoding inter-alpha-trypsin inhibitor heavy chain H3-like isoform X17 translates to MTRPALRLILLGFFLISASSAPVKKTQDVNIYSFYINSTVTSRYATTIITSRVANRLNESQEIFFEVKIPKNAFISKFRMTIDGKSYDGVVKEKADAQQQYSQAVSQGQSAGLIKSVGRTLEEFKTSVNVAALSKVTFELTYEELLKRRLGKYKLLIYAQPMQTVADFKIDVHIHEKPGISFLEVTGGLSTNDLANAIKTTRADSDAWVTFYPTREQQTKCKDCDKNGLKGDLLISYDVERQNPYGEMRVSNGYLVHNFAPSDLPRIPKNVVFIIDRSGSMSGKKIVQTRLALLKILSDLSEDNHFGLITFDHQVDLWKRELIKATKTNLDDAKSFVQEITARGATDINAAVLEGVNMFKRQPQAGSASILILLTDGDPTSGETNTERIMSNVRKAIESKFPLYCLGFGYDVNFDFLTKMSLENNGVARRIYEDSDADLQLQGFYDEVAVPLLTDIQLNYIGVSNLTQNNFALYFNGSEIVVSGQITDNNVESISTEVIAISKGSKVTYQNTVTTKDVIDVPSEHEDFVERLWAYLTVKQLLDKHVLLEGPEKEAVKNEALKLSLKYQFVTSLTSMVVTKPQEGDVEVADKPTEGKESHRPPVSSYPPLPPGIGYGFTAGSGLPSLQLHHDASGRRGQQGLPGPPAYPGLPGLPGPPDFLGSDDDSEDGFSGIAYAWTPARIPHRPTFVAPTHSVPAVGNNRFLLPADGQPKPLCFDVPLPHKLKLLQDSALGFSMNGESMASKTGFQQIIIHYKTNHHLTINTKSINYNDGQNNVQYLWGQEPSQHDQEGIILILRDNEMDVTIGNIRVVIVLHKKDGDVFLWPAVWQQPKDVTLAGILGKDKISYEEIQGSTLKIMDNDVKASWDEMTDYRFPSAPVVRCWLVPFQAVMNGEISDFTVTHL, encoded by the exons ATGACTCGTCCAGCACTCAGATTGATTCTGTTGGGCTTCTTTCTCATCTCTGCCTCTTCAGCTCCTGTTAAAAAG ACACAAGATGTGAATATTTACAGTTTCTACATTAACTCTACTGTGACCAGTCGCTACGCCACCACAATCATCACAAGCCGTGTGGCAAACAGACTTAATGAATCTCAGGAGATCTTCTTTGAAGTGAAAATACCCAAGAATGCGTTCATCAGCAAATTCAGAAT GACCATAGATGGAAAGAGCTATGATGGAGTTGTGAAGGAGAAAGCAGACGCTCAGCAGCAGTACAGTCAAGCAGTTTCACAAGGACAAAGTGCTGGACTCATCAA GTCTGTTGGAAGGACTTTAGAAGAATTTAAAACATCAGTGAATGTGGCCGCTCTCAGTAAAGTCACCTTTGAGTTGACTTATGAGGAACTGCTAAAGCGTCGCCTTGGCAAATATAAGCTGCTCATCTATGCCCAACCAATGCAGACGGTGGCAGATTTCAAg ATTGATGTACACATCCATGAGAAACCAGGAATTTCCTTCTTGGAGGTGACAGGAGGTCTGAGCACCAATGATCTGGCCAATGCCATCAAAACTACCAGAGCAGACAGTGAT GCATGGGTGACCTTTTACCCCACTCGAGAGCAGCAGACCAAATGCAAAGACTGTGATAAAAATGGGCTGAAAGGAGACCTGCTCATTTCATATGATGTTGAGAGACAAAATCCTTATGGTGAAATGAGA GTATCAAATGGGTATTTAGTCCACAACTTTGCACCCTCAGATCTTCCACGTATTCCCAAAAACGTGGTTTTTATCATTGACCGAAGTGGCTCCATGAGCGGCAAAAAAATTGTGCAG ACACGTTTGGCACTGCTAAAGATTTTGAGTGATCTTTCTGAGGACAATCACTTTGGATTGATCACGTTTGACCATCAAGTTGATTTGTGGAAGCGTGAACTCATTAAAGCTACCAAGACAAACCTGGATGACGCGAAATCATTTGTGCAGGAGATTACAGCTAGAGGAG CCACGGACATAAATGCTGCGGTGTTAGAAGGAGTAAATATGTTCAAACGGCAGCCACAAGCAGGATCTGCTTCAATCCTTATTCTACTGACCGATGGAGATCCAACATCAG GTGAAACCAACACAGAAAGGATTATGTCTAATGTGAGAAAGGCCATTGAGTCAAAGTTTCCCCTTTATTGTCTTGGTTTCGGATATGATGTGAATTTTGATTTCCTAACAAAAATGTCACTGGAAAATAATGGAGTTGCTCGCAGAATATATGAGGATTCTGATGCCGATCTACAGCTGCAG GGCTTTTATGATGAAGTTGCCGTCCCACTCCTAACTGATATTCAACTTAACTACATAGGAGTCTCAAATCTTACCCAGAACAATTTTGCCCTGTACTTCAACGGCTCTGAAATTGTGGTATCCGGACAAATTACAGACAACAATGTAGAGAGCATCAGCACTGAAGTCATCGCAATATCA AAAGGCAGTAAGGTGACGTACCAAAACACTGTAACAACAAAAGATGTAATTGATGTCCCATCTGAACATGAAGATTTTGTGGAAAGACTGTGGGCCTACCTTACAGTGAAACAACTTCTGGACAAACA TGTTCTTCTTGAAGGTCCAGAAAAAGAGGCTGTAAAGAACGAAGCTCTCAAACTTTCACTCAAATATCAGTTTGTTACATCTCTCACATCTATGGTTGTTACCAAGCCACAGGAAGGTGACGTGGAGGTTGCAGACAAACCCACAGAGGGAAAGGAATCACACAGACCTCCAGTTTCTAGTT atcCGCCATTACCTCCTGGAATAGGCTATG GTTTTACAGCCGGTTCAG GTCTTCCAAGTCTTCAACTGCATCACG ATGCTTCAGGTCGTAGAGGGCAGCAGG GTCTTCCAGGTCCTCCAGCGTATCCCG GTCTTCCAGGTCTTCCAGGTCCTCCAG ATTTTTTGGGTAGTGATGATGATTCTGAAGATGGGTTCAGCGGGATTG CTTATGCTTGGACTCCAGCCAGGATTCCACATAGACCTACATTTGTGGCACCTACTCATTCAG TTCCTGCAGTTGGTAATAATCGGTTCCTGCTGCCTGCTGATGGTCAGCCGAAACCACTTTGTTTTGATGTCCCTCTTCCTCACAAACTAAAACTGCTACAGGATTCTGCTTTAG GGTTCTCTATGAATGGAGAGTCTATGGCATCTAAAACTGGATTCCAACAAATCATCATTCATTACAAAACAAACCATCACCTGACAATAAATACAAAGTCTATTAATTATAATGATGGCCAGAATAATGTTCAGTATCTGTGGGGCCAGGAACCTTCCCAACATGATCAAGAGGG TATCATATTGATTCTGCGAGACAATGAAATGGATGTTACGATTGGAAATATCCGTGTTGTTATTGTACTTCATAAAAAAGATGGGGACGTGTTTCTGTGGCCTGCGGTTTGGCAACAACCAAAAGATGTCACTTTGGCAGGTATTTTAG GAAAAGACAAAATTTCGTATGAGGAGATTCAAGGGTCAACTCTAAAGATAATGGACAATGATGTGAAAGCGTCATG GGATGAAATGACAGACTACAGATTTCCTTCAGCTCCAGTCGTCAGATGTTGGCTTGTGCCGTTCCAGGCTGTGATGAACGGAGAGATTTCTGATTTTACTGTTACTCACCTGTAG
- the LOC135718704 gene encoding inter-alpha-trypsin inhibitor heavy chain H3-like isoform X24 produces MTRPALRLILLGFFLISASSAPVKKTQDVNIYSFYINSTVTSRYATTIITSRVANRLNESQEIFFEVKIPKNAFISKFRMTIDGKSYDGVVKEKADAQQQYSQAVSQGQSAGLIKSVGRTLEEFKTSVNVAALSKVTFELTYEELLKRRLGKYKLLIYAQPMQTVADFKIDVHIHEKPGISFLEVTGGLSTNDLANAIKTTRADSDAWVTFYPTREQQTKCKDCDKNGLKGDLLISYDVERQNPYGEMRVSNGYLVHNFAPSDLPRIPKNVVFIIDRSGSMSGKKIVQTRLALLKILSDLSEDNHFGLITFDHQVDLWKRELIKATKTNLDDAKSFVQEITARGATDINAAVLEGVNMFKRQPQAGSASILILLTDGDPTSGETNTERIMSNVRKAIESKFPLYCLGFGYDVNFDFLTKMSLENNGVARRIYEDSDADLQLQGFYDEVAVPLLTDIQLNYIGVSNLTQNNFALYFNGSEIVVSGQITDNNVESISTEVIAISKGSKVTYQNTVTTKDVIDVPSEHEDFVERLWAYLTVKQLLDKHVLLEGPEKEAVKNEALKLSLKYQFVTSLTSMVVTKPQEGDVEVADKPTEGKESHRPPVSSYPPLPPGIGYGFTAGSGLPSLQLHHGLPGPPAYPGLPGPPDFLGSDDDSEDGFSGIAYAWTPARIPHRPTFVAPTHSAVPAVGNNRFLLPADGQPKPLCFDVPLPHKLKLLQDSALGFSMNGESMASKTGFQQIIIHYKTNHHLTINTKSINYNDGQNNVQYLWGQEPSQHDQEGIILILRDNEMDVTIGNIRVVIVLHKKDGDVFLWPAVWQQPKDVTLAGILGKDKISYEEIQGSTLKIMDNDVKASWDEMTDYRFPSAPVVRCWLVPFQAVMNGEISDFTVTHL; encoded by the exons ATGACTCGTCCAGCACTCAGATTGATTCTGTTGGGCTTCTTTCTCATCTCTGCCTCTTCAGCTCCTGTTAAAAAG ACACAAGATGTGAATATTTACAGTTTCTACATTAACTCTACTGTGACCAGTCGCTACGCCACCACAATCATCACAAGCCGTGTGGCAAACAGACTTAATGAATCTCAGGAGATCTTCTTTGAAGTGAAAATACCCAAGAATGCGTTCATCAGCAAATTCAGAAT GACCATAGATGGAAAGAGCTATGATGGAGTTGTGAAGGAGAAAGCAGACGCTCAGCAGCAGTACAGTCAAGCAGTTTCACAAGGACAAAGTGCTGGACTCATCAA GTCTGTTGGAAGGACTTTAGAAGAATTTAAAACATCAGTGAATGTGGCCGCTCTCAGTAAAGTCACCTTTGAGTTGACTTATGAGGAACTGCTAAAGCGTCGCCTTGGCAAATATAAGCTGCTCATCTATGCCCAACCAATGCAGACGGTGGCAGATTTCAAg ATTGATGTACACATCCATGAGAAACCAGGAATTTCCTTCTTGGAGGTGACAGGAGGTCTGAGCACCAATGATCTGGCCAATGCCATCAAAACTACCAGAGCAGACAGTGAT GCATGGGTGACCTTTTACCCCACTCGAGAGCAGCAGACCAAATGCAAAGACTGTGATAAAAATGGGCTGAAAGGAGACCTGCTCATTTCATATGATGTTGAGAGACAAAATCCTTATGGTGAAATGAGA GTATCAAATGGGTATTTAGTCCACAACTTTGCACCCTCAGATCTTCCACGTATTCCCAAAAACGTGGTTTTTATCATTGACCGAAGTGGCTCCATGAGCGGCAAAAAAATTGTGCAG ACACGTTTGGCACTGCTAAAGATTTTGAGTGATCTTTCTGAGGACAATCACTTTGGATTGATCACGTTTGACCATCAAGTTGATTTGTGGAAGCGTGAACTCATTAAAGCTACCAAGACAAACCTGGATGACGCGAAATCATTTGTGCAGGAGATTACAGCTAGAGGAG CCACGGACATAAATGCTGCGGTGTTAGAAGGAGTAAATATGTTCAAACGGCAGCCACAAGCAGGATCTGCTTCAATCCTTATTCTACTGACCGATGGAGATCCAACATCAG GTGAAACCAACACAGAAAGGATTATGTCTAATGTGAGAAAGGCCATTGAGTCAAAGTTTCCCCTTTATTGTCTTGGTTTCGGATATGATGTGAATTTTGATTTCCTAACAAAAATGTCACTGGAAAATAATGGAGTTGCTCGCAGAATATATGAGGATTCTGATGCCGATCTACAGCTGCAG GGCTTTTATGATGAAGTTGCCGTCCCACTCCTAACTGATATTCAACTTAACTACATAGGAGTCTCAAATCTTACCCAGAACAATTTTGCCCTGTACTTCAACGGCTCTGAAATTGTGGTATCCGGACAAATTACAGACAACAATGTAGAGAGCATCAGCACTGAAGTCATCGCAATATCA AAAGGCAGTAAGGTGACGTACCAAAACACTGTAACAACAAAAGATGTAATTGATGTCCCATCTGAACATGAAGATTTTGTGGAAAGACTGTGGGCCTACCTTACAGTGAAACAACTTCTGGACAAACA TGTTCTTCTTGAAGGTCCAGAAAAAGAGGCTGTAAAGAACGAAGCTCTCAAACTTTCACTCAAATATCAGTTTGTTACATCTCTCACATCTATGGTTGTTACCAAGCCACAGGAAGGTGACGTGGAGGTTGCAGACAAACCCACAGAGGGAAAGGAATCACACAGACCTCCAGTTTCTAGTT atcCGCCATTACCTCCTGGAATAGGCTATG GTTTTACAGCCGGTTCAG GTCTTCCAAGTCTTCAACTGCATCACG GTCTTCCAGGTCCTCCAGCGTATCCCG GTCTTCCAGGTCCTCCAG ATTTTTTGGGTAGTGATGATGATTCTGAAGATGGGTTCAGCGGGATTG CTTATGCTTGGACTCCAGCCAGGATTCCACATAGACCTACATTTGTGGCACCTACTCATTCAG CAGTTCCTGCAGTTGGTAATAATCGGTTCCTGCTGCCTGCTGATGGTCAGCCGAAACCACTTTGTTTTGATGTCCCTCTTCCTCACAAACTAAAACTGCTACAGGATTCTGCTTTAG GGTTCTCTATGAATGGAGAGTCTATGGCATCTAAAACTGGATTCCAACAAATCATCATTCATTACAAAACAAACCATCACCTGACAATAAATACAAAGTCTATTAATTATAATGATGGCCAGAATAATGTTCAGTATCTGTGGGGCCAGGAACCTTCCCAACATGATCAAGAGGG TATCATATTGATTCTGCGAGACAATGAAATGGATGTTACGATTGGAAATATCCGTGTTGTTATTGTACTTCATAAAAAAGATGGGGACGTGTTTCTGTGGCCTGCGGTTTGGCAACAACCAAAAGATGTCACTTTGGCAGGTATTTTAG GAAAAGACAAAATTTCGTATGAGGAGATTCAAGGGTCAACTCTAAAGATAATGGACAATGATGTGAAAGCGTCATG GGATGAAATGACAGACTACAGATTTCCTTCAGCTCCAGTCGTCAGATGTTGGCTTGTGCCGTTCCAGGCTGTGATGAACGGAGAGATTTCTGATTTTACTGTTACTCACCTGTAG
- the LOC135718704 gene encoding inter-alpha-trypsin inhibitor heavy chain H3-like isoform X1: MTRPALRLILLGFFLISASSAPVKKTQDVNIYSFYINSTVTSRYATTIITSRVANRLNESQEIFFEVKIPKNAFISKFRMTIDGKSYDGVVKEKADAQQQYSQAVSQGQSAGLIKSVGRTLEEFKTSVNVAALSKVTFELTYEELLKRRLGKYKLLIYAQPMQTVADFKIDVHIHEKPGISFLEVTGGLSTNDLANAIKTTRADSDAWVTFYPTREQQTKCKDCDKNGLKGDLLISYDVERQNPYGEMRVSNGYLVHNFAPSDLPRIPKNVVFIIDRSGSMSGKKIVQTRLALLKILSDLSEDNHFGLITFDHQVDLWKRELIKATKTNLDDAKSFVQEITARGATDINAAVLEGVNMFKRQPQAGSASILILLTDGDPTSGETNTERIMSNVRKAIESKFPLYCLGFGYDVNFDFLTKMSLENNGVARRIYEDSDADLQLQGFYDEVAVPLLTDIQLNYIGVSNLTQNNFALYFNGSEIVVSGQITDNNVESISTEVIAISKGSKVTYQNTVTTKDVIDVPSEHEDFVERLWAYLTVKQLLDKHVLLEGPEKEAVKNEALKLSLKYQFVTSLTSMVVTKPQEGDVEVADKPTEGKESHRPPVSSYPPLPPGIGYGFTAGSGLPSLQLHHDASGRRGQQGLPGPPAYPGLPGLPGPPGLPGRQGPPAHPAYDYFLGSDDDSEDGFSGIAYAWTPARIPHRPTFVAPTHSAVPAVGNNRFLLPADGQPKPLCFDVPLPHKLKLLQDSALGFSMNGESMASKTGFQQIIIHYKTNHHLTINTKSINYNDGQNNVQYLWGQEPSQHDQEGIILILRDNEMDVTIGNIRVVIVLHKKDGDVFLWPAVWQQPKDVTLAGILGKDKISYEEIQGSTLKIMDNDVKASWDEMTDYRFPSAPVVRCWLVPFQAVMNGEISDFTVTHL; the protein is encoded by the exons ATGACTCGTCCAGCACTCAGATTGATTCTGTTGGGCTTCTTTCTCATCTCTGCCTCTTCAGCTCCTGTTAAAAAG ACACAAGATGTGAATATTTACAGTTTCTACATTAACTCTACTGTGACCAGTCGCTACGCCACCACAATCATCACAAGCCGTGTGGCAAACAGACTTAATGAATCTCAGGAGATCTTCTTTGAAGTGAAAATACCCAAGAATGCGTTCATCAGCAAATTCAGAAT GACCATAGATGGAAAGAGCTATGATGGAGTTGTGAAGGAGAAAGCAGACGCTCAGCAGCAGTACAGTCAAGCAGTTTCACAAGGACAAAGTGCTGGACTCATCAA GTCTGTTGGAAGGACTTTAGAAGAATTTAAAACATCAGTGAATGTGGCCGCTCTCAGTAAAGTCACCTTTGAGTTGACTTATGAGGAACTGCTAAAGCGTCGCCTTGGCAAATATAAGCTGCTCATCTATGCCCAACCAATGCAGACGGTGGCAGATTTCAAg ATTGATGTACACATCCATGAGAAACCAGGAATTTCCTTCTTGGAGGTGACAGGAGGTCTGAGCACCAATGATCTGGCCAATGCCATCAAAACTACCAGAGCAGACAGTGAT GCATGGGTGACCTTTTACCCCACTCGAGAGCAGCAGACCAAATGCAAAGACTGTGATAAAAATGGGCTGAAAGGAGACCTGCTCATTTCATATGATGTTGAGAGACAAAATCCTTATGGTGAAATGAGA GTATCAAATGGGTATTTAGTCCACAACTTTGCACCCTCAGATCTTCCACGTATTCCCAAAAACGTGGTTTTTATCATTGACCGAAGTGGCTCCATGAGCGGCAAAAAAATTGTGCAG ACACGTTTGGCACTGCTAAAGATTTTGAGTGATCTTTCTGAGGACAATCACTTTGGATTGATCACGTTTGACCATCAAGTTGATTTGTGGAAGCGTGAACTCATTAAAGCTACCAAGACAAACCTGGATGACGCGAAATCATTTGTGCAGGAGATTACAGCTAGAGGAG CCACGGACATAAATGCTGCGGTGTTAGAAGGAGTAAATATGTTCAAACGGCAGCCACAAGCAGGATCTGCTTCAATCCTTATTCTACTGACCGATGGAGATCCAACATCAG GTGAAACCAACACAGAAAGGATTATGTCTAATGTGAGAAAGGCCATTGAGTCAAAGTTTCCCCTTTATTGTCTTGGTTTCGGATATGATGTGAATTTTGATTTCCTAACAAAAATGTCACTGGAAAATAATGGAGTTGCTCGCAGAATATATGAGGATTCTGATGCCGATCTACAGCTGCAG GGCTTTTATGATGAAGTTGCCGTCCCACTCCTAACTGATATTCAACTTAACTACATAGGAGTCTCAAATCTTACCCAGAACAATTTTGCCCTGTACTTCAACGGCTCTGAAATTGTGGTATCCGGACAAATTACAGACAACAATGTAGAGAGCATCAGCACTGAAGTCATCGCAATATCA AAAGGCAGTAAGGTGACGTACCAAAACACTGTAACAACAAAAGATGTAATTGATGTCCCATCTGAACATGAAGATTTTGTGGAAAGACTGTGGGCCTACCTTACAGTGAAACAACTTCTGGACAAACA TGTTCTTCTTGAAGGTCCAGAAAAAGAGGCTGTAAAGAACGAAGCTCTCAAACTTTCACTCAAATATCAGTTTGTTACATCTCTCACATCTATGGTTGTTACCAAGCCACAGGAAGGTGACGTGGAGGTTGCAGACAAACCCACAGAGGGAAAGGAATCACACAGACCTCCAGTTTCTAGTT atcCGCCATTACCTCCTGGAATAGGCTATG GTTTTACAGCCGGTTCAG GTCTTCCAAGTCTTCAACTGCATCACG ATGCTTCAGGTCGTAGAGGGCAGCAGG GTCTTCCAGGTCCTCCAGCGTATCCCG GTCTTCCAGGTCTTCCAGGTCCTCCAG GTCTTCCAGGGCGGCAGG GTCCTCCAGCTCATCCAGCCTATGACT ATTTTTTGGGTAGTGATGATGATTCTGAAGATGGGTTCAGCGGGATTG CTTATGCTTGGACTCCAGCCAGGATTCCACATAGACCTACATTTGTGGCACCTACTCATTCAG CAGTTCCTGCAGTTGGTAATAATCGGTTCCTGCTGCCTGCTGATGGTCAGCCGAAACCACTTTGTTTTGATGTCCCTCTTCCTCACAAACTAAAACTGCTACAGGATTCTGCTTTAG GGTTCTCTATGAATGGAGAGTCTATGGCATCTAAAACTGGATTCCAACAAATCATCATTCATTACAAAACAAACCATCACCTGACAATAAATACAAAGTCTATTAATTATAATGATGGCCAGAATAATGTTCAGTATCTGTGGGGCCAGGAACCTTCCCAACATGATCAAGAGGG TATCATATTGATTCTGCGAGACAATGAAATGGATGTTACGATTGGAAATATCCGTGTTGTTATTGTACTTCATAAAAAAGATGGGGACGTGTTTCTGTGGCCTGCGGTTTGGCAACAACCAAAAGATGTCACTTTGGCAGGTATTTTAG GAAAAGACAAAATTTCGTATGAGGAGATTCAAGGGTCAACTCTAAAGATAATGGACAATGATGTGAAAGCGTCATG GGATGAAATGACAGACTACAGATTTCCTTCAGCTCCAGTCGTCAGATGTTGGCTTGTGCCGTTCCAGGCTGTGATGAACGGAGAGATTTCTGATTTTACTGTTACTCACCTGTAG